From a single Pelodiscus sinensis isolate JC-2024 chromosome 4, ASM4963464v1, whole genome shotgun sequence genomic region:
- the GLRX5 gene encoding glutaredoxin-related protein 5, mitochondrial, with translation MSGSLCWLRAASLLRSAPLRWGVRPFSQAAAGAGSSPGGGGEGDRGSRESVERLVRAHPVVVFMKGNPAQPLCGFSNAVVQILRLHGVQDYQAYDVLQDPDLRQGIKNYSNWPTIPQVYLNGEFVGGCDILLQMHQNGDLVEELKKLGIRSALLDAEKDQDTK, from the exons ATGAGCGGTTCTTTGTGCTGGCTGCGCGCGGCCTCGCTGTTGCGTAGCGCCCCGCTGCGTTGGGGCGTGCGCCCCTTCAGCCAGGCCGCGGCCGGGGCCGGCTCCTCCCCTGGCGGGGGCGGCGAGGGAGACCGGGGGTCGCGGGAGTCGGTGGAGCGCCTGGTGCGGGCGCACCCCGTGGTCGTGTTCATGAAGGGCAACCCGGCCCAGCCCCTGTGCGGCTTCAGCAACGCCGTGGTGCAGATCCTGCGCCTCCACGGGGTGCAGGACTACCAGGCCTACGACGTGCTGCAGGACCCCGACCTCCGGCAAG GAATTAAAAACTACTCCAACTGGCCTACCATCCCGCAAGTATACCTTAACGGTGAATTTGTTGGTGGCTGTGACATACTCCTTCAGATGCATCAGAATGGAGACCTAGTGGAAGAACTTAAGAAGTTGGGAATCCGCTCTGCACTTCTGGATGCAGAAAAAGACCAAGACACAAAATAA